One genomic segment of Candidatus Cloacimonadota bacterium includes these proteins:
- a CDS encoding DUF1732 domain-containing protein codes for MKSMTGHGLAKTHAEEIDIEIELRSINGRYLDLRLYLPRELNFFEYPLRKRLSEALGRGTVEVRVSFNDHREPRLKLNLPKLRKFKAIVQEAGKMLEIDGNVPLEFYLDEPGIIESTNDLDEDELLKELLNKTMDEAISKLLESLHSEASGIREVIALSCDKMLQALDMVENEIQPYKEELFKEMKARTAELLNTVTHENLEQRLFQELAVYIDRYDIHEELSRLRSHISTLLEVLQKKDDNGKSLNFVLQEMQREANTLGSKFSTAKTFAHILVLKEEVEKCREIVQNVA; via the coding sequence ATGAAAAGCATGACCGGCCACGGACTGGCTAAAACACATGCGGAAGAAATTGACATCGAGATTGAGCTGAGATCAATCAATGGAAGATATTTGGATCTGCGACTCTATTTGCCTCGAGAGTTAAACTTTTTTGAATATCCCCTGCGGAAAAGACTTTCGGAAGCTTTGGGACGTGGTACTGTTGAAGTGCGTGTCAGCTTCAATGACCATCGTGAACCACGTCTGAAGCTCAATCTTCCCAAACTGCGTAAATTTAAAGCCATCGTTCAGGAAGCCGGAAAGATGCTTGAAATCGATGGCAATGTCCCACTGGAGTTTTATTTGGACGAACCTGGGATAATTGAAAGCACCAATGATCTTGATGAAGATGAGTTGCTTAAAGAATTGTTAAACAAGACGATGGATGAGGCTATCTCGAAACTACTTGAATCTCTTCATAGCGAAGCATCTGGTATACGTGAAGTTATAGCTTTATCTTGTGATAAAATGCTTCAGGCCTTGGACATGGTTGAAAATGAGATCCAGCCATATAAAGAAGAGCTTTTCAAGGAAATGAAGGCTCGAACAGCCGAGCTTTTAAACACTGTAACCCATGAAAACCTGGAGCAACGTCTGTTTCAAGAGCTTGCTGTATATATAGATAGATACGATATTCATGAAGAGCTTTCCCGCTTGAGGAGCCATATTTCCACCCTGCTTGAGGTTTTGCAAAAGAAGGACGATAATGGCAAGAGCCTGAACTTCGTTTTGCAGGAAATGCAGCGGGAAGCCAATACTTTGGGCTCCAAATTCTCAACCGCCAAGACCTTTGCCCATATTTTGGTTTTGAAGGAAGAGGTGGAAAAATGCAGGGAGATTGTGCAAAATGTCGCCTGA
- the miaB gene encoding tRNA (N6-isopentenyl adenosine(37)-C2)-methylthiotransferase MiaB, with translation MKFFIETYGCQMNVSDSELISGILQNAGWEAVTEIDEADLILFNTCSVRQHAEERVLGRISNEKHRKQQNPQLKIAVLGCMAQRVGKRLLEKEFGVDYVVGVDQYLQLPELLNKDGGSEIEFDHFQIYPGLKPVHSDNTCAFVTIMRGCDNFCSYCIVPHVRGRERSVALDEIIDEVAKCGDNGLKDVTLLGQNVNSYRWNDYDFPKLLRELNKIDSIYRLRFVTSHPKDLSDDLVAAMADCDKVCEHIHLPLQSGSDMVLRAMNRKYTFGHYLDLTKKLRQAMPDISLTTDLIAGFPGETRLDFEMTLEAMREIQFDYAFCFKYSEREGTAACSFENKVPEAERLARLQEMIELQRKITLEKFSAQIGSEVEIYVESLSKKSSRQISGKTRDYKIAVMDGDESDIGTLKKARVKSATAGTLICK, from the coding sequence ATGAAGTTTTTTATTGAAACCTACGGCTGTCAGATGAATGTTTCAGACAGCGAATTGATTAGCGGGATTCTGCAGAACGCTGGCTGGGAGGCTGTTACCGAGATTGATGAAGCCGATCTTATCCTTTTTAACACCTGTTCTGTGCGCCAACACGCGGAGGAACGTGTTTTGGGGCGTATTTCGAATGAAAAACACCGTAAGCAGCAGAATCCACAACTGAAAATAGCCGTGCTGGGATGTATGGCGCAAAGAGTGGGGAAGAGGCTGCTGGAAAAGGAGTTTGGTGTGGATTATGTGGTTGGGGTTGACCAATATCTCCAATTGCCAGAGCTGTTGAACAAGGATGGGGGTTCGGAGATTGAATTTGACCATTTTCAGATTTATCCTGGGCTGAAGCCTGTACATAGTGACAACACCTGCGCTTTTGTGACCATCATGCGAGGTTGTGACAATTTTTGTTCCTATTGTATTGTGCCGCACGTTCGTGGCAGGGAACGAAGCGTGGCGCTGGACGAAATTATTGACGAAGTGGCAAAATGTGGTGATAACGGATTGAAGGATGTGACTTTACTTGGTCAAAATGTCAATTCATACCGCTGGAATGATTACGATTTTCCCAAGCTGCTGAGAGAACTAAACAAAATTGATTCCATTTATAGATTGAGGTTTGTGACCTCGCATCCCAAGGATCTTTCAGACGATTTGGTGGCTGCGATGGCTGATTGTGACAAGGTTTGCGAACATATTCATTTACCCTTGCAGAGCGGAAGTGATATGGTTCTTAGAGCGATGAACCGGAAATACACTTTTGGACATTATCTTGATCTGACCAAAAAGCTGAGACAAGCTATGCCTGATATTTCGCTAACCACAGACCTGATTGCAGGATTTCCAGGAGAAACTCGGCTTGATTTTGAAATGACGCTGGAAGCCATGCGTGAAATTCAGTTCGATTACGCGTTTTGTTTTAAATATAGTGAACGCGAAGGAACAGCCGCCTGTTCTTTTGAAAATAAAGTTCCGGAGGCTGAGCGGCTGGCAAGGCTTCAGGAAATGATTGAATTGCAAAGAAAGATTACTCTGGAGAAGTTTTCCGCTCAAATCGGTTCCGAAGTTGAAATCTATGTGGAGAGCCTGAGCAAAAAATCTTCTCGACAGATTTCCGGAAAAACCAGAGACTATAAAATCGCGGTGATGGACGGAGATGAATCCGACATCGGAACCCTGAAAAAAGCCAGGGTGAAAAGCGCCACGGCGGGAACATTGATTTGCAAATGA